Below is a genomic region from Granulicella sibirica.
GACCGGATCGCCAGACAAGATCTTTACGCGCGCACATGGCCGCGCCTTCCTCGACCGCCGCCGCAATCGCCCCATGTTCTTCATCGACATCGCCGTCCCCCGCGACGTGGATCCCGAGATGAACAAGGTCGAGGGCTGCTTCGTCTACGACATCGACGACCTTCAGCAGACCGCTTCGGCGAACCTCGCCGATCGCAGCCGCGAAGCTGCCGCCGCTGAAACGATCGTTTCGGGCGAAGTCGAGCGCTACCAGAAACGCCTGCTTACGCTCGACGCCGTCCCCGCGATCAAGGCATTGCAACAGAGCGCCGAGACGATCCGGCAGAATGAGATTCTCCGCGCTCAGTCGAAGCTCGCGGGACTGTCACCTGACCAGCGCGAGGCAGTGGAAGCACTCACCCGGGCGCTGACGGCGAAGCTCCTGCATCCGCAGCTTACGGCTCTTCGCCAGGGCGTACCAGGCCGCGAGCGTCCCGAGGAATAGACCTACTTCGAAACCTGCACCGTTCTGCCATTCCAGGGCTGGAGAGGGCGCGCATTGTTTGGAAAGAGCTTCGCGAACGCCTGCTCCTCCGCGACGGAGATTTTGAGCGGCGACTTCATCACGAACCATCGCACGCCTTCCGTACAGGGGGGTGTCGTGAGCGAGCCCTCAAAGGTGTAATAGCCATGCGCCACCGGCAGCAACTGAGTCGGATCGAGCGTCGCGGCCACTGGCTTCACCTCGTTCTCGCTCTTCGGCAGGCTGTCCCACAGCTTCTGGATCACCGCATTGTTGTCGCCATCCGCAAGCAGCACCGCGACGACCGCGAGATGACCGTCCGCGTCCTTGTGCACCATGTGGATCACCATGTCGAAGTGCTTGCCTGCGATGGCCTCTTCGCTCGGGTGGTGGAAGTGGAACTGCACGAGTTCATAGCGGTGTCCGCTCGAAATCATCGAGCTCCCCGGTGGCACGATTACCTGCACGGTATGCCCGTTGTCGACGATCTTCCACTCCGCCGGGTGATAGTCGAAGGTAAGCTCCGGCAACGCCACACGCTTCGCGCCACGCAGGTCGATAGGCGACTCCATGTGTCCGAGGGCGCAGGCAGAGTTCGCCGGATCAAGCTGGCTCCAGTGTTCCGGGCCGTCCGCGCCGGCGTATCCCCAGTGTGCCGGGATGGGCTGCTGTGCAAGGACGGTAGACAACGGGAGGACGAAGAGAAGGGAGCAGGAGAGCAAGAGCTTGCGGCAGGTGCGCATGATGGAGGCTCCGAAAGCGACGTTGAGCCGCCCTGCCGTGGCAAGGGGATTCGGCTAAACGCCTGTATCGGCATAACCCCTGCTTGGCTACAGGCGAAGGTGCAAAAAACATGCCCCCGAGTAAGCCTCGGAGGCATGAACCAACCAGCGTATTGCAAATGATTTAGGAGATAGTTCCATTAAGCCCGGCCGGGAAGAA
It encodes:
- a CDS encoding carbonic anhydrase; translated protein: MRTCRKLLLSCSLLFVLPLSTVLAQQPIPAHWGYAGADGPEHWSQLDPANSACALGHMESPIDLRGAKRVALPELTFDYHPAEWKIVDNGHTVQVIVPPGSSMISSGHRYELVQFHFHHPSEEAIAGKHFDMVIHMVHKDADGHLAVVAVLLADGDNNAVIQKLWDSLPKSENEVKPVAATLDPTQLLPVAHGYYTFEGSLTTPPCTEGVRWFVMKSPLKISVAEEQAFAKLFPNNARPLQPWNGRTVQVSK